From a region of the Candida albicans SC5314 chromosome 1, complete sequence genome:
- the TIM21 gene encoding Tim21p (Component of the Translocase of the Inner Mitochondrial membrane (TIM23 complex); for protein import into mitochondria; Hap43, ketoconazole-repressed; Spider biofilm repressed), whose translation MHMIQRVSSIGLRTLRSSNIGSIRSLIVLPILSIKPTYIRQTQAQINLKPQALLLNLLLHHHHHHHHYYSTKTAPPPPPPPQPPQDKNAKGKKILNRINRAFTFSLSTLLVVGAAGISVLVVSLILSELFLPSGDTRTFNKAVKLIEKNEQAQKALNFQSGQRLKAYGIVSADKWVRNRPVQSVKTKRKDGKDHLIMKFQVESDNGKYGVVSLEQIDNSMWNTEFEYISLDVPGFKRIYIIEPPKNQLIPKIGGGSGFLGLNWGPKKD comes from the coding sequence ATGCATATGATTCAACGAGTTTCAAGTATTGGATTAAGAACATTAAGATCATCAAATATTGGTTCAATTAGATCTTTAATTGTTCTTCCGATATTATCTATCAAACCAACATACATTAGACAAACACAAGCGCAAATCAACTTGAAACCACAAgcattattgttaaatcttcttcttcatcatcatcatcatcatcatcattactATTCTACAAAAACAGCTCCACCTCCACCTCCACCTccacaaccaccacaagATAAAAATGctaaaggaaaaaaaattcttaatAGAATAAATAGAGCATTtacattttctttatctaCTTTATTAGTTGTTGGAGCAGCAGGAATTTCCGTATTAGTTGtatcattaatattatcaGAATTATTTTTACCATCAGGAGATACTAGAACATTCAATAAGGCagttaaattaattgaaaaaaatgaacaaGCACAAAAAGCTCTTAATTTCCAACTGGGTCAAAGATTAAAAGCTTATGGAATAGTATCAGCTGATAAATGGGTTCGTAATCGACCAGTTCAAAGTGTTAAAacgaaaagaaaagatgGTAAAGATCATTTAATTATGAAATTTCAAGTTGAATCGGATAATGGGAAATATGGAGTTGTTTCATTagaacaaattgataattctaTGTGGAATActgaatttgaatatatttcatTAGATGTTCCTGGgtttaaaagaatttatattattgaaCCACcgaaaaatcaattgattccgaaaattggtggtggttcAGGATTTTTAGGACTTAATTGGGGTCCCAAAAAGGATTAA
- the PGA5 gene encoding 1,3-beta-glucanosyltransferase (Putative GPI-anchored beta-1,3-glucanosyltransferase with similarity to the A. fumigatus GEL family; fungal-specific (no human or murine homolog)) codes for MTTLSTIWLFLITITAIFQLGLSSNVTTIIDDDNNNNNNNNNNADDFLEPQIETIKVIGNKFFECESGHQFFIKGIAYQKTRQEGEIYDTTKEPHYIDPLANPFTCLRDLDYLKELGINLVRVYQIHPNANHDVCMNAFAEAGIYVLADLSEPTISIRRDYPHWDTEIFNRYQQVIDSMSNYKNLLGFFAGNEVTNCQSNIDASPFVRAAIRDCKKYINQQGYRKIPIGYASNDDANIRKNLANYFVCQLDEDEDKGQEHLNSQADFFAINVYEWCGYSTYTTSGYRDLTTMFKDYSVPVFFSEFGCNIITPRPFTEVEAIYGSTMKKVWSGGIAYEYFEEVNHYGILLTKKDGSITKLPDFDTLKMRFHAATPIGITMDEATICEPPICSNSVIDDKSSSSSSSSSFWDVALTLPPTPNEAKCECLWQSLSCVVSEDATFDEEVALRELCFKVDCEDINANGRSGKYGRYSDCNPTVRTSYALNKYYEQCGKKQEICDFQGRGELLPNRNGGLQDLENKFSSDGQNCLSLLEGKEEEKEVQEEEPDVPGLPGSNKGKEVESTPKRKGKGKSKEKEKGKLIEEEEEEEEEEEENNKTPSSGEKSPKTSKSIAGGNAITFKNDSIWKTFIEILFTCSAAILI; via the coding sequence ATGACAACACTATCAACAATCTggttatttttaataacaataacagcAATATTCCAATTAGGTTTAAGTTCAAATGTCACCACCATTATTGATGAcgataacaacaacaacaacaacaacaacaacaacgcTGATGATTTTTTGGAACCACAAAtagaaacaataaaagtcattggtaataaattttttgaatgtGAATCAGgtcatcaattttttattaaaggTATAGCTTATCAAAAAACACGTCAAGAAGGAGAAATCTATGATACTACAAAAGAACCTCATTATATCGATCCATTAGCTAATCCATTCACTTGTTTAAGAGATTTAgattatttaaaagaattgggAATAAATCTTGTTCGagtttatcaaattcatccCAATGCTAATCATGATGTTTGTATGAATGCATTTGCTGAAGCGGGGATTTATGTATTGGCGGATTTATCCGAaccaacaatatcaataagACGAGATTATCCTCATTGGGATACAGAAATTTTCAATCGATATCAACAAGTTATTGATTCAATGTCAAActataaaaatttattaggTTTTTTCGCTGGTAATGAAGTTACAAATTgtcaatcaaatattgatgCTTCACCATTTGTTAGAGCCGCTATTCGTGATtgtaaaaaatatattaatcAACAAGGTTATAGAAAAATCCCTATTGGTTATGCTTCAAATGATGATGCTAATATAAGAAAAAATCTTGccaattattttgtttgtcaattagatgaagatgaagataaagGTCAAGAACATTTGAATAGTCAAGCGGATTTTTTTGCTATTAATGTTTATGAATGGTGTGGTTATTCAACTTATACTACTTCAGGATATCGTGATTTAACAACCATGTTTAAAGATTATTCTGTCCCGGTTTTTTTCAGTGAATTTGGTTGTAATATAATTACTCCTAGACCATTTACTGAAGTTGAAGCAATTTATGGTTCTACCATGAAAAAAGTTTGGTCAGGTGGAATTGCTtatgaatattttgaagaaGTAAATCATTATGGAATTTTATTAACTAAAAAAGATGGTCTGATTACTAAATTACCCGATTTTGATACTTTAAAAATGAGATTTCATGCTGCAACTCCAATTGGTATCACTATGGATGAAGCTACCATATGTGAACCACCAATATGTAGTAACAGTGTTATTGACgataaatcttcttcttcttcttcttcttcttctttttgggATGTGGCATTAACATTACCACCAACTCCAAATGAAGCTAAATGTGAATGTTTATGGCAATCATTATCATGTGTTGTTTCTGAAGATGCTacatttgatgaagaagtaGCATTAAGAGAATTATGTTTCAAAGTTGATTGTGAAGATATTAATGCCAATGGAAGATCAGGAAAATATGGTCGTTATTCTGATTGTAATCCAACAGTTAGAACTTCTTATgctttaaataaatattatgAACAATGTGgtaaaaaacaagaaatttgtGATTTTCAAGGTCGAGGGGAATTATTACCAAATAGAAATGGTGGATTACAAGatttagaaaataaattttcaagTGATGGTCAAAATTGTTTAAGTTTACTTgaaggaaaagaagaagaaaaagaggtACAAGAAGAGGAACCTGATGTACCTGGTTTACCAGGTTCTAATAAAGGTAAAGAGGTAGAAAGCACCcctaaaagaaaaggaaaaggtaaaagtaaagaaaaagaaaaagggaaattaattgaagaagaagaagaagaagaagaagaggaggaggaaaataataaaactcCTTCATCTGGTGAAAAATCCCCTAAAACTTCAAAACTGATTGCTGGTGGTAATGCCATAacttttaaaaatgataGTATTTGGAAAACATTCATTGAAATCTTATTTACATGTTCTGCTGctatattgatttaa
- a CDS encoding DNA cross-link repair protein PSO2 (Putative nuclease required for DNA single- and double-strand break repair; rat catheter biofilm induced): MPRIKKELIEVKQKQQRSILDFTTQQRQQQQQRQRQPNRSSQVVTIKSETITNTTTENSSIVYCPICNEGITHLDLRERTDHVDTCLVRVTFVEKATSTSTTNTTTTTTTTTTTTTTIPVKREISEVKSEETMMETVVPKREFNNSLSSILISSSSSSSSSSSSTEKTNSLIKKKRKIDPENKSKYINREFKNSSKTNINTNTNINTTFIDQPKIIKPPTSIKHVKKKPIPSLKIMTFPLTQEPSSSSSSSLIYQVAVDAFCFAPHDTINQYFLTHFHADHYGGISKKWAYERVFGNDEDAFNNQTFDFDDDSIYKKIIYCTGITGRLLTLRYSIDPRFIKHLELDTRYKIKSYTEKEDDEEEEEEEEEEEMESNDMTPGLYVTPITANHCPGAAIFFFESIGIDNKIYRILHCGDFRVNMEILNHPILRPFSLTHSKNNLLQSIDKVYLDTTYMSPKHNLPKQELVCEIMANLFQDLIQQEINKDEQKKTTSNLFSNWFGNFTQSRITDFCTTSSTSKNGLTRPIRKKKFLIVIGTYIIGKEKLAISISKRLNNCLIYLSSIGSRKDKFEIFKTYKNDYLNSVMTIEKEFGNINDTNDSDCMIHLVPMTLVSNNEELSKYFNHNKYYQFFERCIGLCPTGWSYSKIANTKKPNQQQQQQKEEIENDETGSGGGGGTDDLLISQLEQTITMMENQPSFNYINDILSQIPTTTPNSTKRKTKTNTKTKTKTKTKTDPDLYRLYSVPYSEHSSFRELAYFIIFFQIKQTIPTVNYENEFQLIKMNRIIQNWEKIRQIILKSDSNGSGGVDDDNNNIPDDLLQRIQRLSLNDF; encoded by the coding sequence ATGCCCCGTATAAAGAAAGAACTTATAGAGGTAAAACAAAAGCAACAAAGATCTATATTAGATTTTACCACCCAACAACggcaacagcaacagcaacgGCAACGGCAACCCAACAGATCATCCCAAGTTGTAACTATCAAATCAGAAACTATAActaatactactactgaaAACTCATCAATAGTGTATTGTCCTATATGTAATGAAGGTATAACTCATTTAGATTTACGTGAACGAACTGATCATGTAGATACATGTTTAGTACGCGTCacatttgttgaaaagGCGACGTccaccagcaccaccaacaccactactactactaccacaacaacaacaacaacaaccactaTACCTGTGAAAAGAGAAATATCAGAAGTAAAATCAGAAGAAACTATGATGGAAACAGTAGTACCAAAACGAGAATTTaacaattcattatcatcaatattaatatcatcatcgtcgtcgtcttcttcttcatcaagTTCAACTGAGAAAACAAATAGtttaattaaaaagaaacgGAAAATCGATCCTGAAAATAAACTGAAATATATCAATAGAGAATTCAAGAATAGCAGCAAAACCAATATCAATACCAATACCAATATCAATACCACTTTTATTGATCAACCTAAGATTATTAAGCCACCAACAAGTATAAAGCATgttaaaaagaaaccaatTCCATCACTTAAAATCATGACATTCCCATTAACTCAAGAaccttcttcatcttcatcttcatcctTGATTTATCAAGTGGCAGTTGATGCATTTTGTTTTGCACCTCATGATActataaatcaatattttttaacTCATTTTCATGCTGATCATTATGGTGGAATTTCGAAAAAATGGGCTTATGAAAGAGTATTTGgaaatgatgaagatgctTTTAATAACCAaacttttgattttgatgatgattcaaTATATAAGAAAATCATTTATTGTACTGGTATAACGGGGAGATTATTAACTTTAAGATATTCTATAGATCCTCGATTTATTAAACATTTAGAATTAGATACAAGgtataaaattaaaagctACACTGAGAAAGAAGATGACgaggaggaagaagaagaagaagaagaagaagaaatggAATCAAATGATATGACACCAGGATTATATGTTACCCCAATCACGGCAAATCATTGTCCTGGAGCAgcgatttttttttttgaatcaattggtattgataataaaatttatcGAATATTACATTGTGGAGATTTTCGAGTTAATATGgaaattttaaatcatcCAATATTAAGGCCATTCAGCTTGACTCATTCAAAGAATAATTTGTTACAACTGATTGATAAAGTATATTTGGATACTACTTATATGTCACCAAAACATAATTTAccaaaacaagaattagTTTGTGAAATAATGGCTAATTTATTTCAAGatttaattcaacaagaaataaataaagatgaacaaaaaaaaacgaccagtaatttattttcaaattggtttGGAAATTTCACTCAATCAAGAATAACTGATTTTTGTACCACCTCCTCAACCTCAAAAAATGGATTAACAAGGCCTATcaggaagaagaaatttttaatagtTATTGGTACTTATATAATTggcaaagaaaaattagCTATATCAATTCTGAAACGtttaaataattgtttaatttatttactGAGTATTGGTTCACGTAaagataaatttgaaatttttaaaacttataaaaatgattatttaaatctGGTAAtgacaattgaaaaagaatttggtAACATCAACGATACAAACGATAGTGATTGTATGATTCATTTAGTTCCAATGACATTAGTttctaataatgaagaattgagtaaatattttaatcataataaatattatcaatttttcgAACGATGTATTGGTCTTTGTCCAACTGGATGGAGTTATAGTAAGATAGccaatacaaaaaaaccaaatcaacaacaacaacaacaaaaagaagaaatagaaaacGATGAAActggtagtggtggtggtggtggaacTGATGATTTGTTAATTTCTCAATTGGAACAAACTATAACCATGATGGAAAATCAACCatcatttaattatatcaatGATATATTATCACaaataccaacaacaacaccaaataGCACCAAAAGAAAGACTAAGACCAATACCAAGACTAAAACCAAGACCAAAACCAAGACAGATCCTGATTTATATCGATTATATTCAGTTCCATATAGTGAACATTCATCATTTAGAGAATTAGCttattttataatttttttccaaattaaACAAACTATTCCAACGGTtaattatgaaaatgaatttcaattgattaaaatgAATCgaattattcaaaattggGAAAAAATCCGACAAATCATACTTAAAAGTGATAGCAATGGTAGCGGtggtgttgatgatgataataataatattccTGATGATTTATTACAACGAATACAACGATTGtcattgaatgatttttaA
- a CDS encoding uncharacterized protein (Ortholog of C. dubliniensis CD36 : Cd36_02210, C. parapsilosis CDC317 : CPAR2_106350, Candida tenuis NRRL Y-1498 : CANTEDRAFT_116785 and Debaryomyces hansenii CBS767 : DEHA2C01980g) yields the protein MTMTMTVDITGCHKLLEQLYHDTINQNTNLMEILSIVKSSTTITTTTKSSSLPTIARGLQTKHSKLLSLINQSLKNLQSHPTNEKDIFKSFINEFIIWIDGDNTLNLFDKYSFELKSQKLCDSITERIINSPIDNLINLITFIDSCEYHLRNPFILDKLTIITKKLHEIITNHDNDVYYKKLNNILFSNVKPFTSNLMNIDNNTFDELVSSYFTIDQIIDRTADAKLYLGDNNKPIELMLLDLAGTGIYNSLAILSIDYNDDDDDDADVDVEISRSLMYPPFRINELSLLNTSNSIILKSIDFLSSPITRTTTTTTTTTTTTTENVITIHCDDTELIQIWVSNLSRIFPIQRNNFTTTTTTPGDDKFLLDSHHSSPINMTGLGINVISDSELKQNMSSLEEEEESISTPSTPERRTIPFRELIDSPTPTPLKKNSPSSNDEEEEEINEIVDNSGSTSNSSITSNDDDNQVNNNNNKVKLQSQYDRTVPLIKKTLSYNHQLDEDEDNDDEKYFQIINRKKISDEFSCHDDQIENRPKSSRGEVLTYNENDNEPSPIGSEQPSDSGEEDEDLISTKEIQLIEPNVPYHKPSLANSAPELNLKSKQTPVEQNTTTTTTTTTTKLYQLSTGSAVDINNFGKNYKPSFIQPIHNNDSMNSLISSNKSNKQKLKKRRSFFDLFKRSSKLNLIDDTPGFENIPTITTTTATTTTTNKPEKHETISRTVIEEEENADSKPISKPSSALPSPFALPSSTSTYFFKQYKENGSSSISLNKTRSTISLVSPPEQQQQQIIEEDELIIPQDLKDIINQDSTIDFFISPTTSTLTSTSSSSSSFSSSLKISKWKHQYGKWEMLTISEKIFIKIVINYQLQKCWFIVFKEEETDEEKEEEEVDEIIDKPILLLDISPNFTKIRKSSSSALDLQISSKNSITNEKILIMIRCNSGNLANDIINNIENALGVLLSTTSTSTSSLRTIMKSNNSYGSLNTSKLMNSDNTLASSMMDLNQSNNNNNSTSHSSTYTSFSSSFGTPQQPPPPPPRKQSYSLSSLDGNEIYNANIINNPHTIHINKINQMQIRLQKLQPNKGVDDDDDDDHDDDDYQRLMIYNPSSWKILSMYKLNVDQLIDDLTQRTFYYFKLINDEQHQQQEVEKVEDEFRWLISDEMKFQVLEKIGKAGLLVKHNSNGNSNGNGEIYMIECRGKKEFKTLYEIFLKP from the coding sequence ATGACCATGACCATGACCGTAGATATTACTGGTTGTCATAAATTACTTGAACAATTATATCATGACACTATTAATCAAAATACAAATTTAATGGAAATATTAAGTATTGTTAAATCATCTACTACTAtcaccacaaccaccaaaTCTTCTTCACTTCCAACTATTGCCAGAGGTTTACAAACAAAACAttctaaattattatcattaattaatcaaagtttgaaaaatttacaaagtCATCCTActaatgaaaaagatattttcaaaagttttattaatgaatttattatttggattgatggtgataatactttaaatttatttgataaatattcttttgaattgaaatctCAAAAACTTTGTGATTCAATCACTGAACGTATCATTAATTCCCccattgataatttaattaatctTATAACATTTATTGATTCTTGTGAATATCATTTACGTAATCCATTTATACTTGATAAATTGACTATTATCACCAAAAAATTACATGAAATTATCACTAATCATGATAATGATgtttattataaaaaattaaataatattttgttttctaaTGTTAAACCATTTACatcaaatttgatgaatattgataataatacttttgatgaattagTTTCAAGTTATTTCACCATTGATCAAATAATCGATAGAACTGCCGATGCTAAATTGTATTTGGGTGATAACAATAAACCCATTGAATTAATGTTGTTAGATCTTGCTGGTACCGGGATTTATAATTCATTAgcaattttatcaattgattataatgatgatgatgatgatgatgctgatgttgatgttgaaattTCTCGTTCATTAATGTATCCACCATTTAGAATCAatgaattatcattattaaatacttctaattcaattatacTTAAAtctattgattttttatcatcaccaataacaagaacaaccaccaccaccaccactactactactactactacagAAAACGTTATAACTATCCATTGTGATGATACTGAATTAATACAAATATGGGTACTGaatttatcaagaattttCCCCATTCAACGTAACAACTTtactaccactactactactcctggtgatgataaatttttactTGATTCTCATCATTCAAGTCCAATTAATATGACTGGATTAGGTATTAATGTGATATCTGATTCTGAACTTAAACAAAATATGTCATCCctagaagaagaagaagaaagcaTTAGTACTCCTTCAACACCAGAAAGAAGGACAATTCCATTCAgagaattgattgatagtCCTACACCTACACcacttaaaaaaaatagcccatcatcaaatgatgaagaggaagaagaaattaacGAAATTGTGGATAATTCTGGTTCAACatctaattcttcaataacAAGTAATGACGATGATAACCAggtcaacaacaacaacaataaagtCAAATTACAATCACAATATGATCGTACTGTtccattaattaaaaaaacattatcttataatcatcaattagatgaagatgaagataacgatgatgaaaaatattttcaaatcattaatcGAAAGAAAATATCTGATGAATTTTCTTGTCATGatgatcaaattgaaaatagaCCAAAATCATCTCGTGGTGAAGTTTTAACctataatgaaaatgataatgaacCATCACCTATAGGTAGTGAACAACCATCAGATAGTGGtgaagaagacgaagatttaatatcaactaaagaaattcaattgattgaaccAAATGTTCCATATCATAAACCATCTTTAGCTAATTCTGCTcctgaattgaatttgaaatcaaaacaaactCCAGTGGAACAgaatactactactaccactaccaccaccaccaccaaattgTATCAACTTTCTACTGGTTCAGCAGttgatattaataattttggtaaaaattataaaccATCATTTATTCAACCTATTCATAATAATGATTCCATGAATTCATTGATATCATCTAATAAAagtaataaacaaaaattaaagaaaagaagatcattttttgatttatttaaaagatCATCTAAGTTGAATCTTATTGATGATACTCCAggttttgaaaatattccAACTATcactacaacaacagctactaccactactactaataaaCCTGAAAAGCATGAAACTATCAGTCGTACTGttatagaagaagaagaaaatgctGATTCTAAACCAATTAGTAAACCTAGTTCTGCATTACCTAGTCCATTTGCTTTACCTTCATCTACTTCAacttattttttcaaacaatataaagaaaatggatcttcatcaattagtttaaataaaactcgttcaacaatttcattagtATCACCAccagaacaacaacaacaacaaataatagaagaagatgaattaattATACCACAAGATTTAAAAGATATCATTAATCAAGATTCTactattgattttttcatttcccCAACAACCTCAACATTAACCTCAACCTCATCATCTTCCtcctctttttcttcctcATTAAAAATATCTAAATGGAAACATCAATATGGGAAATGGGAAATGCTTACAATTTcagaaaaaatttttattaaaatagttattaattatcaattacaaaaatgTTGGTTTATTGTatttaaagaagaagaaaccgatgaagaaaaagaagaagaagaagttgatgaaataattgataaaccaatattattattagatatTTCACccaattttacaaaaattcgtaaatcttcatcatcagcacttgatttacaaatatcttcaaaaaattctataactaatgaaaaaatctTGATTATGATTAGATGTAATTCTGGAAATTTAGCTAATgatataatcaataatattgaaaatgccCTAGGTGTGTTATTATCCACCACTTCcacttcaacttcttctttaagGACAATAATGAAAAGCAATAATAGTTATGGATCTTTGAATACATctaaattaatgaattctGATAATACATTAGCATCATCAATGATGGATTTAAATCAaagtaacaacaacaacaacagtacGAGTCATTCATCTACCTATACTAgtttttcatcatcatttggAACTCCACAAcagccaccaccaccaccaccacgaAAACAATCttattcattatcatcattggatggtaatgaaatttataatgccaatattataaataatcCACACACTATTcatattaataaaattaatcaaatgCAAATTCGTCTCCAAAAATTACAGCCCAACAAGGGAgttgatgacgatgatgacgatgaccacgatgatgatgattatcaacgattgatgatttataaTCCATCATCTTggaaaatattatcaatgtataaattaaatgttgatcaattaattgatgatttaacTCAAAGAACtttctattattttaaattaatcaatgatgaacaacaccaacaacaagaagtGGAAAAAGTGGAAGATGAGTTTAGATGGTTGATTTCTGATGAGATGAAATTTCAAGTattagaaaaaattggtaaaGCTGGATTATTAGTCAAACATAATAGTAATGGTAATagtaatggtaatggtgaGATTTATATGATTGAATGTCGTGGTAAGAAAGAATTTAAAACTTtatatgaaatttttttaaaaccATAA
- a CDS encoding Arf family GTPase (Ortholog(s) have role in protein folding, tubulin complex assembly and cytoplasm localization), with protein sequence MGLLTIIKKQKLKDNEIRVLTLGLDNSGKTTIIKKMLNQDINTISPTMGFQINTLFYTPKNNNNNNNNSNSNGNDEYTLNIWDIGGQTSLRSFWANYFDKTDIVIWVIDGLSLERLNESYKELKQKIILQDRLIGIYLIVVINKIDIIPQRDWSNLKTKVIDLLQLNKQIPQRDKWQVELVSGKTGEGIDKVLQWIVTRE encoded by the coding sequence ATGGGATTACttacaattattaaaaaacaaaaattaaaagataatGAAATAAGAGTATTAACATTAGGTTTAGATAATTCTGGTAAAACTaccattattaaaaaaatgttaAATCAAGATATTAATACTATATCACCCACCATGGGGTTCCAAATCAATACATTATTCTATACCccaaaaaacaacaacaacaataacaacaacagtaacAGTAACGGTAACGATGAATATACATTGAATATATGGGATATTGGAGGTCAAACTAGTTTAAGATCATTTTGGGccaattattttgataaaaccGATATTGTAATATGGGTTATTGATGGATTAAGTTTAGAACGATTAAATGAATCTtataaagaattaaaacaaaaaataattttacAAGATCGATTAATTggaatatatttaattgtggtgattaataaaattgatataatACCTCAACGAGATTGGTCAAATTTAAAGACAAAAGTCattgatttattacaattgaataaacaaATCCCACAACGAGATAAATGGCAAGTAGAATTAGTAAGTGGGAAAACTGGTGAAGGTATAGATAAAGTGTTACAATGGATTGTCACCAGAGAATAA